The proteins below come from a single Balaenoptera musculus isolate JJ_BM4_2016_0621 chromosome 1, mBalMus1.pri.v3, whole genome shotgun sequence genomic window:
- the ANGPTL1 gene encoding angiopoietin-related protein 1, whose protein sequence is MKAFIWTLSVLFFLLMGIGHCRGGQFKIKKITQRRYPRATDGKEEAKKCSYTFLVPEQKITGPICVNTKGQDAGTIKDMITRMDLENLKDVLSRQKREIDVLQLVVDVDGNIVNEVKLLRKESRNMNSRVTQLYMQLLHEIIRKRDNSLELSQLENKILNVTTEMLKMATRYRELELKYASLTDLVNNQSVMITLLEEQCLRIFSRQDPHVSPPLVQVVPQHIPNSHQYTPGLLGGNEIQRDPGYPRDLMPPPDLATSPTKSPFKIPPVTFINEGPFKDCQHAKEAGHSVSGIYMIKPENSNGPVQLWCENSLDPGGWTVIQKRTDGSVNFFRNWENYKKGFGNIDGEYWLGLQNIYMLSNQDNYKLLIELEDWSDKKVYAEYSSFRLEPESEFYRLRLGTYQGNAGDSMMWHNGKQFTTLDRDKDMYAGNCAHFHKGGWWYNACAHSNLNGVWYRGGHYRSKYQDGIFWAEYRGGSYSLRAVQMMIKPID, encoded by the exons ATGAAGGCTTTTATCTGGACCCTAAGTGTGCTATTCTTCCTACTAATGGGCATTGGACATTGCAGAGGAGGAcagttcaaaattaaaaaaataacccagAGGAGATACCCTCGTGCCACAGATGGTAAAGAGGAAGCAAAGAAATGTTCATACACATTCCTGGTACCTGAACAAAAAATAACAGGGCCAATATGTGTCAATACCAAAGGGCAAGATGCAGGTACCATTAAAGACATGATCACcaggatggaccttgaaaacctGAAGGACGTGCTCTCCAGGCAGAAGCGGGAGATAGATGTCCTGCAATTGGTGGTGGATGTAGATGGAAACATTGTCAATGAGGTAAAGCTGCTGAGAAAAGAAAGCCGTAACATGAACTCTCGTGTTACTCAACTCTATATGCAACTATTACATGAGATTATCCGTAAGAGGGATAATTCACTCGAACTTTCccagttggaaaataaaatcctCAATGTCACCACAGAAATGTTGAAGATGGCAACGAGGTACAGGGAACTAGAGTTGAAATATGCTTCCTTGACTGATCTTGTCAATAACCAGTCTGTGATGATCACTTTGTTGGAAGAACAGTGCTTGAGGATATTTTCCCGACAAGACCCCCATGTGTCTCCTCCTCTCGTCCAGGTAGTGCCACAGCACATTCCTAACAGTCATCAGTATACTCCTGGTCTGCTGGGAGGCAATGAGATACAGAGGGATCCAGGTTATCCCAGAGATTTAATGCCACCACCTGATCTGGCAACTTCTCCCACCAAAAGCCCTTTCAAGATACCACCAGTAACTTTCATCAATGAAG GACCATTCAAAGACTGTCAGCATGCAAAAGAAGCTGGACATTCAGTCAGTGGCATTTATATGATCAAACCTGAAAACAGCAATGGACCAGTGCAGTTATGGTGTGAGAACAGTTTGGATCCTGGGGGTTGGACTGTTATTCAGAAAAGAACAGATGGCTCTGTCAACTTCTTCAGAAATTGGGAAAATTATAAG AAAGGATTTGGAAACATAGATGGAGAATATTGGCTTGGACTGCAAAACATCTATATGCTTAGCAATCAAGATAATTATAAGTTGTTGATTGAATTAGAAGACTGGAGTGATAAAAAAGTCTATGCAGAATATAGCAGCTTTCGCCTGGAACCTGAAAGTGAATTCTATAGACTGCGCCTGGGAACTTACCAGGGGAATGCTGGGGATTCTATGATGTGGCATAATGGTAAACAGTTCACCACACTGGACAGAGATAAAGATATGTATGCAG GAAACTGCGCCCACTTTCATAAAGGAGGATGGTGGTACAATGCCTGTGCACACTCTAACCTAAATGGAGTATGGTACAGAGGAGGCCATTACAGAAGCAAGTACCAAGACGGAATATTTTGGGCTGAATACCGAGGTGGCTCATACTCCTTGAGAGCAGTTCAGATGATGATCAAGCCTATTGACTGA